A portion of the Candidatus Edwardsbacteria bacterium genome contains these proteins:
- a CDS encoding tetratricopeptide repeat protein, whose product LCATGLVKATALKGPLSLDVQEQVMDPVKAGLELIKKDQLEKAIEAFSDILQKDPDSPLAHLYLAEAYFKTESFDEAIMEYKLASQGRDDNPEINYCLGFAYAKIGRLELAVERWERFLSFSHEDKRAGKIRELVDLAVKWAEGLEEKAAIADGRQTMAGFDKPAEPAPELSPEVKAWLERMKKLKERRLPIAGE is encoded by the coding sequence CTGTGCGCCACCGGCTTGGTGAAAGCCACCGCCCTGAAAGGTCCGCTGTCGCTGGACGTTCAGGAGCAGGTGATGGATCCGGTAAAAGCGGGCCTGGAGCTGATCAAGAAAGACCAACTGGAGAAGGCCATTGAGGCATTCTCCGACATCCTGCAGAAGGATCCTGATTCGCCGCTGGCCCATCTCTATCTGGCCGAGGCCTATTTCAAGACCGAATCCTTCGACGAGGCCATCATGGAATACAAGCTGGCCAGTCAGGGGCGGGACGACAATCCGGAGATCAATTACTGCCTGGGATTTGCCTATGCCAAGATCGGGCGGCTGGAGCTGGCGGTGGAGAGATGGGAGAGGTTTCTGTCATTTTCGCATGAGGATAAAAGGGCCGGGAAGATCCGGGAGCTGGTGGACCTGGCGGTGAAATGGGCCGAGGGCCTGGAGGAGAAAGCCGCTATCGCCGACGGACGGCAGACCATGGCCGGCTTCGATAAACCGGCGGAGCCCGCCCCGGAACTGAGCCCCGAGGTGAAAGCCTGGCTGGAGAGGATGAAAAAACTGAAGGAAAGAAGGTTGCCGATAGCCGGGGAATAG
- a CDS encoding helix-turn-helix transcriptional regulator, which translates to MDALIKLIGGNIKKIRKAQGLTQEKLGKKAGYDYRYIGFLEQSRVNPTVRTLEKVAAALNFSLRDLFPKNSEMESGKKGAPPKATEREIIMAHIMKDLNKADEKTLGSINRIIKITVSKKK; encoded by the coding sequence ATGGATGCTTTGATAAAGTTGATAGGCGGCAATATCAAAAAAATACGCAAGGCCCAGGGGCTCACCCAGGAGAAATTGGGGAAGAAGGCCGGTTACGATTACCGCTATATCGGTTTTTTGGAGCAATCCCGGGTGAATCCCACCGTAAGGACCTTGGAGAAAGTGGCTGCCGCGCTCAATTTTTCGTTGCGCGATCTGTTTCCTAAAAATTCGGAGATGGAAAGCGGTAAAAAGGGCGCACCGCCCAAGGCCACCGAGCGGGAAATAATAATGGCTCACATAATGAAGGATTTGAACAAAGCGGATGAAAAAACGCTTGGGAGCATCAACCGGATAATAAAGATCACTGTGAGTAAGAAAAAGTAA
- a CDS encoding GIY-YIG nuclease family protein yields MKLDIIWEKPVYLRHVTNESLIYTLNLDKLPDKPGIYIFARHWGKSYEALYVGKTNNLQGRIHGHLNNLKLMRHLENAKNGKRVIIIGQPNLRPGQKLKNVLITLERAFIRHFLAEGHDLVNQQGVRIRRHEINSEGVIRKSFIPTMMYLEKGKGE; encoded by the coding sequence ATGAAGCTTGATATCATTTGGGAAAAACCAGTTTACTTAAGGCATGTTACAAACGAAAGTTTGATATATACGCTTAATTTAGATAAATTGCCGGATAAGCCGGGCATTTATATATTTGCCCGACATTGGGGCAAGTCATATGAGGCCTTATACGTCGGTAAAACAAATAATTTACAAGGTCGTATCCATGGGCATCTGAATAATTTAAAATTGATGAGGCATCTTGAAAATGCAAAAAACGGCAAGCGAGTTATAATAATTGGTCAACCGAATTTGCGCCCGGGACAGAAATTGAAAAATGTATTGATTACGCTTGAACGTGCGTTTATCCGTCACTTTTTAGCAGAGGGCCACGACTTAGTAAACCAACAAGGTGTAAGGATAAGAAGGCACGAAATAAATTCTGAAGGTGTAATTAGAAAATCTTTTATACCAACGATGATGTATTTGGAAAAAGGCAAAGGTGAATAA
- a CDS encoding tetratricopeptide repeat protein, which produces MSSDSVKNFSDQVVDDPSSLLFGSLADFYRENGLYQEAINICLTGLESHPDNIEGRLVLAQCYKGINDTEKARTELTKILSVRPENSLAKKVLAELDKPGESEPPETAVTRTEEAPIPPEKIEIEIPVIEEPRAPENISEAANPAEPALADPADFHKGAQAMMALAAEATEKPKMEFVPPEPAVEIGPEETSVEAAPDKTAKPPAEADPKTMNAYGRILNEIIQTPQVFASLLVDESGYPVASAFAPQSAGVDEESSGALSSLVFSTATQVMQKVKLGELERVVIDTRNEKIFLNRVGGQVLMVTAESSAKTGLVAVNVKRAIERIKNL; this is translated from the coding sequence ATGTCTTCGGACAGCGTTAAAAATTTCTCGGATCAGGTGGTCGACGATCCCTCGTCGCTGCTGTTCGGCTCCCTGGCCGATTTCTATCGCGAGAACGGCCTGTATCAGGAGGCCATCAACATCTGCCTGACCGGACTGGAATCGCATCCCGATAATATCGAGGGCCGGTTGGTGCTGGCCCAGTGCTACAAGGGGATAAACGATACCGAGAAGGCCCGGACCGAGCTGACCAAGATCCTTTCGGTCCGGCCGGAGAATTCCCTGGCCAAAAAGGTTCTGGCAGAGCTGGACAAACCCGGCGAATCCGAACCCCCGGAGACCGCGGTTACCCGGACGGAGGAAGCCCCGATCCCACCCGAAAAGATCGAGATAGAAATTCCCGTGATAGAGGAGCCGAGGGCTCCGGAAAACATTTCGGAAGCGGCCAACCCTGCGGAGCCGGCCCTGGCCGATCCGGCCGATTTTCACAAGGGAGCCCAGGCTATGATGGCCCTGGCCGCCGAGGCGACCGAAAAACCCAAGATGGAATTCGTGCCGCCGGAACCTGCTGTCGAGATCGGTCCTGAAGAGACTTCGGTTGAGGCGGCTCCGGATAAAACTGCTAAGCCGCCGGCTGAGGCCGATCCCAAAACCATGAACGCTTACGGGCGGATCCTCAACGAGATAATCCAGACCCCCCAGGTCTTTGCCAGCCTGCTGGTGGACGAGTCCGGCTATCCGGTGGCCAGCGCCTTCGCTCCGCAGTCCGCCGGGGTCGACGAGGAATCCTCAGGGGCCCTGTCATCGCTGGTGTTCTCCACCGCCACACAGGTCATGCAGAAGGTAAAACTGGGCGAGCTGGAACGGGTGGTGATAGACACCAGGAACGAAAAGATATTCCTCAACCGGGTGGGCGGACAGGTGCTGATGGTGACCGCCGAGAGCTCGGCCAAGACCGGCTTGGTGGCGGTGAATGTCAAGCGGGCCATCGAGCGGATAAAGAATTTATAA
- a CDS encoding roadblock/LC7 domain-containing protein: MKNILNQINDIPGVRGSLVIDKEGLVIASNIMSGLEERTISAMVASIFNQVVKSLAQGKEEQIYGVQLLASEGNIIFLCAQHCILIVITEAGANIGLVSIKMKASLEHLMDML; the protein is encoded by the coding sequence ATGAAAAACATACTCAACCAGATAAACGATATCCCCGGGGTCAGGGGCAGCCTGGTGATAGACAAGGAGGGGCTGGTGATAGCCTCCAACATCATGTCCGGCCTGGAGGAGCGGACCATCAGCGCCATGGTGGCCTCCATCTTCAACCAGGTGGTCAAATCGCTGGCCCAGGGCAAGGAAGAGCAGATCTACGGGGTGCAGCTCCTGGCCAGCGAGGGCAATATCATCTTCCTGTGCGCCCAGCACTGCATCCTGATCGTGATCACCGAGGCCGGGGCCAATATCGGCCTGGTGTCCATAAAAATGAAAGCCAGCCTGGAACACTTGATGGATATGCTATGA
- a CDS encoding gliding-motility protein MglA, whose translation MSLINYSSKEITCKIVYYGPGRCGKTTNLQYIYSKIPDVKRSSMVSLATEKDRTLFFDFLPLELGDIAGYKTRVQLYTVPGQVFYNSTRKLVLQGADGIVFVADSQVDLWQENMESLANLRDNLGILGMDINKVPMVMQYNKRDMPNIVPVPEMDHALNLRKVPHYEAVATTGAGVFDTLKAVSALVLQSLSAKYRR comes from the coding sequence ATGTCGTTAATAAACTATTCATCAAAAGAGATCACCTGTAAGATCGTCTATTACGGTCCGGGGCGCTGCGGTAAGACCACCAACCTGCAGTACATCTACAGCAAGATCCCGGACGTCAAGCGCAGTTCCATGGTCAGCCTGGCCACCGAGAAGGACCGGACATTGTTCTTCGACTTTCTGCCGCTGGAGCTGGGGGACATCGCCGGGTACAAGACCAGGGTCCAGCTGTACACCGTTCCCGGTCAGGTGTTCTACAATTCCACCCGGAAGCTGGTGCTGCAGGGGGCCGACGGGATAGTGTTCGTGGCCGACTCCCAGGTGGACCTGTGGCAGGAGAACATGGAAAGCCTGGCCAACCTGCGGGACAACCTGGGCATACTGGGAATGGACATCAATAAAGTGCCCATGGTCATGCAGTACAATAAAAGGGATATGCCCAACATAGTTCCGGTGCCCGAAATGGACCACGCCCTGAACTTAAGGAAGGTTCCCCATTACGAAGCGGTGGCCACCACCGGCGCCGGGGTGTTTGACACCCTCAAGGCCGTCTCCGCCCTGGTGCTGCAGTCGCTCAGCGCCAAATACCGAAGATAA
- a CDS encoding tetratricopeptide repeat protein, which translates to MAIKGSFKEVSLPDVLQLLAVGRKTGCLKVTDGSNFGSVFFNEGKICFANLLNRPDRLGDRLFSRGLITSRNLQDALDLQQQEGGTRRLGGILLEMGLIKQPDIEADISGQIEDTIFYLLRWIDGEFFFEPDSLPEGETILVSLDAINLLLEEARRVDEWRTLEKKLPTPQTVLERVMMDLAKQEELNLNSEEKQVLSLIDGYRSLAEIMETSALGEFLTSKIVYGLLLAGLAKRGSEKSKQAASWNLNIIDDHGNLGMAFYRTQMYDEATREYRRIIEIRPDHYEARFYLGLIHFRKAEYAEAATEFLEAIAVEPKKAAAYNNLGLSLEMMGEREDAARQYRKAVELSPEKAMPRINLACLFCGDDENDSAQEQLNRIDPATDKPLLATFLAGLIALRNHDPEQAYKLWSSIENSNKPNHVLQNNLGALMQAKGQDEEAERYYNAALKARSDDRKILRNLLELYYKNGMIAQSIETLSRMAELDMLDPQDMARLGNLYLKQGQKDLAGKWWRKTLEADPDNQMVKRNLALMDKNAFAK; encoded by the coding sequence ATGGCGATAAAAGGATCATTCAAAGAAGTAAGCCTGCCCGACGTCCTGCAGCTACTGGCGGTGGGGCGCAAGACCGGCTGCCTGAAAGTCACCGACGGCAGCAATTTTGGCAGCGTCTTTTTCAATGAGGGCAAGATCTGTTTTGCCAACCTGCTGAACCGGCCGGACCGTCTGGGCGACAGGCTTTTTTCCCGGGGCCTGATAACCTCCCGGAACCTGCAAGATGCTTTGGATCTGCAGCAGCAGGAGGGCGGAACCCGGCGGCTGGGCGGTATTCTGCTGGAGATGGGCCTGATCAAACAGCCGGACATCGAGGCCGACATCTCGGGCCAGATCGAGGACACCATCTTCTACCTGCTGCGGTGGATTGACGGGGAGTTTTTCTTCGAGCCGGATTCCCTGCCCGAGGGGGAGACTATCCTGGTCTCCCTGGACGCCATAAACCTGCTGCTGGAGGAGGCTAGGCGGGTCGACGAATGGCGGACCCTGGAGAAGAAACTGCCCACCCCCCAGACCGTGCTGGAGCGGGTGATGATGGACCTGGCCAAACAGGAGGAGCTGAATCTCAACAGCGAGGAGAAGCAGGTACTGTCGTTGATCGACGGATACCGCTCGCTGGCCGAGATCATGGAAACATCGGCCCTGGGCGAGTTCCTGACCTCCAAGATAGTCTACGGGCTTCTGCTGGCCGGTCTGGCCAAGCGGGGATCCGAGAAAAGCAAGCAGGCCGCCTCCTGGAATCTTAATATCATCGACGACCACGGCAACCTGGGAATGGCCTTCTACCGTACCCAGATGTACGACGAGGCCACCAGGGAATACCGCCGGATCATCGAGATCAGGCCGGACCATTACGAGGCCCGGTTCTACCTGGGGCTGATCCATTTCCGGAAAGCGGAGTACGCCGAAGCGGCCACCGAATTCCTGGAGGCCATAGCGGTGGAGCCTAAAAAAGCTGCGGCCTATAACAACCTGGGTTTGAGCCTGGAAATGATGGGTGAGCGGGAGGATGCCGCCAGGCAGTACCGCAAGGCCGTCGAGCTTTCGCCCGAGAAGGCGATGCCCCGGATCAACCTGGCCTGCCTGTTCTGCGGGGACGATGAAAACGATTCCGCCCAGGAACAGCTGAACCGGATCGATCCGGCAACCGACAAGCCCCTGTTGGCAACTTTCCTGGCGGGGTTGATAGCCCTGAGGAACCACGACCCCGAACAGGCGTACAAGCTGTGGAGTTCCATAGAAAACAGCAATAAACCCAATCACGTCCTGCAGAACAATCTGGGCGCCCTGATGCAGGCCAAGGGGCAGGACGAGGAGGCCGAGAGGTACTACAACGCGGCGCTTAAGGCCCGGTCCGATGACCGGAAGATACTGCGCAATCTGCTGGAGCTGTATTATAAGAACGGCATGATAGCGCAATCCATCGAAACGCTCAGCCGGATGGCCGAGCTTGACATGTTGGATCCCCAGGATATGGCCCGGCTGGGAAACCTTTATCTTAAACAGGGCCAGAAGGACCTGGCGGGGAAATGGTGGAGGAAGACCCTGGAGGCGGATCCCGATAACCAGATGGTAAAGCGAAACCTGGCCCTGATGGATAAGAATGCTTTCGCCAAGTAA
- a CDS encoding protein-glutamate O-methyltransferase CheR produces the protein MLSPSNITDPELLALANKILADSGFDIRQYKERPLKRRLAVRMRSCQVSSYEEYQQKLKDDPGEYTKLLDTLTINVTKFYRNAETYLTVFDRVLPIILEESKNCPVQIWSAGCSSGEEPYSLAIMWREFSQARGLVKDCNIYATDIDLQILGKAKAGIYPRSSMDEIPQNLIGKYFEARDDKYHISSQIKDMVQFEKLDLFSRYPYSELDLIFCRNVLIYFSRQTQEDIFYKFAKALRADGFLVLGKVENMFGQMKDTFVSFDIKERIYRAVK, from the coding sequence ATGCTTTCGCCAAGTAATATAACCGATCCGGAGCTGCTGGCTCTGGCCAATAAAATACTGGCCGACAGCGGGTTCGATATCCGGCAGTACAAGGAACGGCCTCTCAAAAGAAGGCTGGCGGTCAGGATGAGGTCCTGCCAGGTGAGCAGCTATGAGGAATATCAGCAGAAACTGAAGGATGATCCCGGCGAATACACCAAACTGCTGGATACCCTGACCATCAACGTAACCAAATTCTATCGCAATGCCGAGACCTATCTGACGGTCTTTGACAGGGTCCTGCCGATAATCCTGGAGGAGAGCAAAAATTGCCCGGTCCAGATATGGAGCGCGGGATGTTCCTCCGGCGAGGAGCCCTATTCGCTGGCCATCATGTGGCGCGAATTCTCCCAGGCCCGGGGGCTGGTAAAGGATTGTAACATCTACGCCACGGACATCGACCTCCAGATACTGGGAAAGGCTAAGGCCGGGATCTATCCCCGATCCAGCATGGATGAGATCCCCCAGAATCTGATCGGAAAATATTTCGAGGCCCGGGACGACAAGTATCATATCTCCTCCCAGATAAAGGATATGGTGCAGTTTGAAAAACTGGATCTATTCTCCCGGTATCCCTACAGCGAGTTGGACCTGATATTCTGCCGCAACGTGCTGATATATTTTTCCCGGCAGACCCAGGAGGATATCTTCTATAAGTTCGCCAAGGCCCTCCGGGCCGACGGTTTTCTGGTGCTGGGCAAGGTGGAGAACATGTTCGGGCAGATGAAGGACACCTTCGTCTCGTTCGATATCAAGGAAAGAATATACCGGGCCGTAAAATAA
- a CDS encoding chemotaxis protein CheD has translation MSDQLIVKIADYKVAKSPAIITTHGLGSCLAITIYDPQMKIGGLAHVMLPDPDLARNQSNPAKFVTTALKELILALEGMGCSRIRMVSKLVGGANMFSKLLNSGKTSYSNIGQRNTLQAKQELNNYGIPIVAEDTGADYGRSVEFLTSSGTVVVHSFRAGLKEL, from the coding sequence TTGTCCGACCAGCTGATAGTAAAAATCGCCGATTACAAGGTAGCCAAGAGCCCGGCGATAATAACCACTCACGGCCTGGGCTCCTGCCTGGCCATCACCATCTACGATCCCCAGATGAAGATAGGCGGCCTGGCCCATGTGATGCTTCCCGATCCCGATCTGGCCCGCAACCAGAGCAATCCGGCCAAGTTCGTTACCACCGCCCTCAAGGAGCTGATCCTGGCCCTGGAGGGGATGGGCTGCTCAAGGATACGAATGGTCAGCAAGCTGGTGGGCGGGGCCAATATGTTCTCCAAACTGCTCAACTCGGGGAAGACCAGCTACAGCAACATCGGGCAGAGGAATACCCTGCAGGCCAAGCAGGAGCTGAACAATTACGGGATCCCCATCGTGGCCGAGGACACCGGGGCCGACTACGGCCGGTCGGTGGAGTTTCTGACCTCATCGGGCACGGTGGTGGTGCATTCCTTCCGGGCCGGGCTAAAGGAGCTGTAA
- a CDS encoding FG-GAP repeat protein, translating into MRRVIFLINLVTLTYGLSPAQTTYNLEIIFQRGTPDTSVSSWGAAIAGLGDVNGDGYDDAGIVGYSSTLGARVYLFGGSPAFDTIPEWITGDATAGPGTGLALCGGDINGDGCSDVILEAAGKVYVYYGKVGWPNTAYDLRFLGRLYEGATSLATGDLNGDDTTDLIVGDFWNMSGNGHVNIYLGSAVFDTIPWLVIRGKDLEQFGSSLDAGGDVNGDGIQDLLVGAATNNVDSRGRIYLFHGGPAMDTIPDWWKDGEGSQQYWGEFAGSIANDTNGNGRLWFGSYYYPGGYLSTLHNGKGILFYGGLGMDTIADMTVVGADTFSGLGSMFASSKIDSGLRSDLICGSSEIGWGKGLAWTSKLIQDTVVSGWMKGRWYGDKLGVKVVNAGDVNNDGREEVMFGSNADTNRLVVICKYTGPEGVTGEPEFKIQNSEFKIYQNAPNPFSHQTTIKYQIAKSGQVNLSVYNITGQLVKTLINDNSVPLRIGEGREGSITWNGRDNNNNAVSNGVYIYRLRINDKSKIKKMTLIR; encoded by the coding sequence ATGAGAAGAGTAATATTTCTCATAAATCTGGTAACACTGACCTATGGCCTAAGCCCCGCCCAAACCACCTATAACCTTGAGATCATCTTCCAGCGGGGCACGCCGGACACCAGCGTATCATCTTGGGGCGCGGCCATAGCCGGACTGGGCGATGTTAACGGGGATGGCTATGATGACGCAGGCATTGTTGGTTACAGCAGCACATTGGGGGCAAGGGTGTATTTATTCGGCGGGAGTCCGGCATTTGATACTATCCCTGAATGGATAACCGGCGATGCGACGGCCGGACCCGGCACCGGTTTGGCTTTATGCGGCGGGGATATAAACGGCGACGGATGCAGCGACGTGATACTTGAGGCAGCCGGAAAAGTATATGTTTATTATGGAAAGGTAGGCTGGCCAAACACTGCTTACGATCTGCGCTTTTTAGGGCGGCTCTACGAAGGCGCTACCAGTCTTGCCACCGGCGACCTTAACGGGGACGACACCACCGACCTTATTGTAGGTGATTTTTGGAATATGTCAGGCAACGGTCATGTAAACATATACCTTGGCTCTGCGGTTTTTGATACCATACCGTGGTTAGTGATAAGGGGGAAGGATTTGGAACAATTTGGATCAAGCTTGGACGCAGGTGGCGATGTCAATGGCGACGGCATACAAGATCTATTAGTAGGCGCTGCAACAAACAATGTAGACAGCCGGGGGCGGATATATCTGTTTCATGGCGGCCCGGCAATGGATACCATCCCCGATTGGTGGAAAGATGGCGAAGGCTCACAGCAATATTGGGGGGAATTCGCCGGCAGTATAGCAAATGACACTAATGGGAATGGACGATTATGGTTTGGCAGCTACTACTATCCCGGTGGTTATTTATCAACGCTCCATAATGGGAAAGGGATACTTTTCTACGGAGGGTTGGGCATGGATACAATAGCCGATATGACGGTTGTGGGTGCGGATACATTTAGCGGGCTGGGCAGCATGTTCGCTTCAAGTAAAATAGATTCTGGGTTGAGGAGCGATTTAATTTGTGGCTCAAGCGAAATAGGGTGGGGAAAAGGATTGGCTTGGACAAGCAAGTTGATTCAGGATACAGTTGTCAGCGGATGGATGAAAGGCAGGTGGTACGGTGATAAACTTGGGGTAAAAGTTGTCAACGCCGGAGACGTGAACAATGACGGCAGGGAAGAAGTAATGTTTGGCAGCAATGCCGATACAAATAGGCTGGTGGTTATATGTAAATACACGGGGCCGGAGGGGGTTACCGGCGAGCCGGAATTCAAAATTCAGAATTCAGAATTCAAAATTTATCAGAACGCACCCAATCCATTCAGCCATCAAACGACTATCAAATATCAAATTGCAAAATCGGGTCAGGTAAATCTTTCGGTTTATAATATTACAGGGCAATTGGTGAAAACACTTATCAACGACAACTCTGTCCCTCTCCGCATCGGGGAGGGTAGGGAGGGGTCAATAACCTGGAACGGCAGGGATAACAACAACAATGCGGTTTCCAATGGAGTATATATCTACAGACTTCGCATAAACGACAAGAGTAAGATAAAGAAGATGACTTTGATCAGGTAA